In Polaromonas sp. JS666, one genomic interval encodes:
- a CDS encoding 3'-5' exonuclease produces the protein MTEHFVTPGKDQIALLEPFERLGLAQVQVVSTPQQAGKALEELAGTAALGFDTESRPTFAKNEASDGPHIVQLSTLEKAYIFQLQDADCRRAVAMLMESPAIIKAGFGLGDDRRRLISKFGVDPQGVLDLNTVFRKKGYRKDMGVRGAVAVVFNKRFIKSRKATTSNWANSKLSDAQIIYAANDAYAALRVFMALELD, from the coding sequence ATGACCGAGCATTTCGTAACACCTGGTAAAGATCAAATTGCGCTCCTGGAGCCTTTCGAGCGGCTGGGGCTGGCGCAGGTACAGGTGGTTTCAACGCCGCAGCAGGCCGGCAAGGCGCTGGAGGAACTCGCAGGCACCGCGGCCCTCGGGTTCGATACCGAATCCAGACCGACCTTTGCCAAAAACGAGGCATCCGACGGACCGCACATCGTCCAGCTGTCCACACTGGAGAAGGCCTATATCTTTCAATTGCAGGATGCGGACTGCCGCCGCGCCGTGGCCATGCTGATGGAGTCGCCGGCCATCATCAAGGCCGGCTTCGGCCTGGGGGACGACCGCCGGCGTCTCATCAGCAAATTCGGCGTTGACCCGCAGGGTGTGCTGGACCTGAACACCGTGTTCAGGAAAAAAGGCTACCGCAAGGACATGGGCGTGCGCGGGGCCGTGGCCGTGGTTTTCAACAAGCGGTTCATCAAATCCAGAAAAGCCACCACCTCCAACTGGGCCAACAGCAAGCTGTCCGACGCGCAGATCATCTACGCCGCCAATGACGCCTATGCTGCGCTCAGGGTCTTCATGGCGCTTGAGCTGGACTGA
- a CDS encoding Vgb family protein, whose amino-acid sequence MALPTQPQQVRISRRAALGAVAALPGLSGIALGGVFAGALLSPATGHAQTTGTSRLQSWPLNTPRSTGIHDVAPATGGGVWFSAQRSGHLGWFDPRTGKSELIALGSNGGSSSPHGVIAGPDGAAWLTDSGQNAIARVSWPAREVKLFPLPAGTPYANLNTCAFDGGGDLWFTGQGGYVGKVAVRTGKVSVKEAPRGRGPYGICATPKGDVWWCSLAGSFIAQIDRSTGESRVVEPPTQRQGARRVWSDSRGRIWVAEWNSGNLSVHDPALGLGPNSWRTWKAPGASPQIYAVYVDDKDIVWTSEWSNNAMLRFDPRAEKFDVIPMHRPAANIRQILGRPGEVWLPESGTEFISVIRTG is encoded by the coding sequence ATGGCACTGCCAACGCAACCTCAACAAGTACGTATCAGCCGCCGCGCCGCACTGGGCGCAGTGGCGGCACTGCCCGGCCTCTCGGGTATTGCCCTGGGTGGGGTCTTCGCAGGCGCCCTGCTCTCGCCCGCCACCGGGCACGCACAGACAACGGGCACCTCTCGCCTGCAATCCTGGCCGCTCAACACCCCGCGCAGCACAGGCATTCACGACGTGGCGCCCGCGACCGGTGGCGGGGTCTGGTTCTCGGCGCAGCGCAGCGGGCACCTGGGCTGGTTTGACCCGCGCACCGGCAAGTCCGAGCTGATCGCCCTGGGAAGCAATGGCGGCAGTTCGTCGCCGCATGGCGTCATTGCCGGGCCCGACGGCGCAGCCTGGCTGACCGACAGCGGACAAAACGCCATTGCGCGCGTGAGCTGGCCGGCGCGAGAGGTGAAGCTCTTCCCCCTGCCCGCCGGAACACCCTACGCCAACCTCAACACCTGCGCCTTTGATGGCGGCGGCGACCTGTGGTTTACCGGGCAAGGCGGCTACGTGGGCAAGGTGGCCGTGCGCACCGGCAAGGTCAGCGTGAAGGAAGCGCCACGCGGGCGCGGGCCCTACGGCATTTGCGCCACTCCAAAGGGCGACGTGTGGTGGTGCTCGCTGGCCGGGTCCTTCATTGCGCAGATAGACCGGAGCACCGGCGAGTCACGCGTCGTTGAACCACCCACACAGCGCCAGGGCGCGCGCCGCGTCTGGTCCGACAGCCGCGGCCGCATCTGGGTGGCCGAGTGGAACAGCGGCAACCTCTCGGTGCACGACCCGGCATTGGGCCTCGGCCCCAACAGCTGGCGCACCTGGAAAGCACCGGGCGCCAGCCCGCAGATCTACGCCGTGTATGTAGACGACAAAGACATCGTCTGGACCTCCGAGTGGAGCAACAACGCCATGCTGCGCTTCGACCCGCGCGCCGAGAAGTTCGACGTGATCCCCATGCACCGCCCCGCGGCCAACATCCGCCAGATACTCGGCCGGCCGGGCGAAGTCTGGCTGCCCGAAAGCGGCACGGAGTTTATTTCGGTGATCAGGACGGGGTGA
- the msrB gene encoding peptide-methionine (R)-S-oxide reductase MsrB has translation MMTRRNSLLKFGALSAGVAAALAGMRGLLAATPAHAARVYEVTHSDAEWQKLLRPDQYRVLRQAGTEPPYTSPLNKEKRAGVFTCAGCALPLFSSTTKFESGTGWPSFWQPMDKAVVEESDTTLFMKRVEVLCRRCGGHLGHVFDDGPKPTGLRYCINGLALNFKAA, from the coding sequence ATGATGACCCGCAGAAACTCCTTGTTGAAATTTGGCGCACTCTCCGCCGGCGTAGCCGCTGCACTGGCCGGCATGCGCGGCCTGCTGGCGGCCACGCCAGCGCACGCGGCGCGGGTCTATGAAGTCACCCACAGCGATGCCGAATGGCAGAAACTTCTCAGGCCCGACCAGTACCGCGTCTTGCGCCAGGCCGGCACCGAGCCCCCCTACACCAGCCCGCTCAACAAGGAAAAGCGCGCAGGCGTTTTTACCTGCGCGGGTTGCGCCCTGCCCCTTTTCTCATCCACCACCAAGTTTGAAAGCGGCACCGGCTGGCCCAGCTTCTGGCAGCCCATGGACAAGGCCGTGGTGGAAGAAAGCGACACCACCTTGTTCATGAAGCGAGTAGAAGTGCTGTGCCGCCGCTGCGGCGGGCACCTGGGCCACGTGTTTGACGACGGCCCCAAACCCACCGGCCTGCGCTACTGCATCAACGGCCTGGCCCTTAACTTCAAGGCAGCATGA